In Alkalihalobacillus sp. FSL W8-0930, a single window of DNA contains:
- a CDS encoding PadR family transcriptional regulator, giving the protein MFNRELLKGSTSLLVLQLLENEDMYGYQLVKEMKKQSEETLDVKEGTLYPALHKLEEKACIKSYWKEQDKGPARKYYAITDEGRSVLSSKTKEWNSFVKMVNRFLEKPL; this is encoded by the coding sequence ATGTTTAATCGTGAATTGCTAAAAGGAAGTACGTCTTTGCTTGTTCTTCAGCTTTTAGAAAATGAAGATATGTATGGATATCAGCTTGTGAAGGAAATGAAGAAACAAAGTGAAGAGACGCTTGATGTAAAGGAAGGGACGCTCTATCCTGCCTTGCATAAGCTTGAAGAAAAGGCGTGTATTAAGTCCTACTGGAAGGAACAAGACAAGGGACCTGCGCGCAAATATTACGCGATTACAGATGAGGGAAGGTCTGTTTTATCCTCAAAGACAAAAGAATGGAATTCCTTTGTGAAAATGGTTAATCGGTTTTTGGAGAAGCCATTATGA
- a CDS encoding sugar ABC transporter permease, translating into MRNKMLLFFMLPSLLIYGVFSFWPTLNTFFYSFTDWDGLTSEYSFVGFDHYTRLIGSDSIFHTAITNNIKFMLVVVIFQTLFSLILSLFLIKNSPVNVGLRALFFFPTILSSVSVAFIWAYMYDPSLGLLNQLFDSIGLGSLKQNWIGDQNIAIYSISITQVWFHTGQMIVLFVAGLHAIPKDLYEVARIEGASRWQSFRFVTWPMLAPATTIVIAFTTVQTFKAFDLIYAMTRGGPNYSTEILATFIYTRAFRSYEFGYASAAAVLLMAISALIAFLQFRLLRTERS; encoded by the coding sequence ATGAGAAATAAAATGCTGCTCTTCTTTATGCTACCTAGTCTGCTTATCTATGGCGTATTCAGCTTCTGGCCGACGCTGAATACGTTTTTCTATTCATTTACAGACTGGGATGGCTTAACAAGCGAATATTCTTTTGTTGGGTTTGATCACTATACGCGTTTAATTGGTTCGGATTCGATCTTTCACACTGCCATTACGAATAATATTAAATTCATGCTCGTGGTTGTTATTTTTCAAACCTTGTTTTCGTTAATTCTATCTTTATTTCTAATTAAGAATAGCCCTGTGAATGTAGGACTTCGCGCGTTATTCTTTTTTCCAACGATTCTATCCAGTGTGTCTGTTGCATTTATTTGGGCCTATATGTACGACCCGTCTCTTGGTCTATTAAATCAATTGTTTGATTCGATTGGACTTGGTTCCCTCAAGCAAAACTGGATTGGTGATCAGAATATTGCGATTTACTCTATTTCAATCACTCAGGTCTGGTTCCATACGGGTCAGATGATCGTTTTATTTGTAGCGGGACTTCATGCCATTCCTAAAGATCTTTATGAGGTAGCTCGTATTGAGGGAGCGAGCCGTTGGCAATCATTTCGTTTTGTTACATGGCCAATGCTTGCCCCTGCCACGACGATCGTTATTGCATTTACAACTGTCCAGACGTTTAAAGCATTTGATCTGATTTATGCAATGACTCGTGGAGGTCCTAACTATTCAACGGAAATACTGGCCACGTTCATCTACACGAGGGCATTTAGAAGTTATGAGTTTGGATATGCCTCTGCTGCAGCCGTTCTTCTTATGGCAATCAGTGCCCTCATCGCATTTTTGCAATTCAGACTACTACGAACAGAGCGTTCATAA
- a CDS encoding glucose 1-dehydrogenase produces the protein MSTRYEGKVVIITGAGSGLGLSAALLLAKEGAKLSLVDLNQKSLEAAKAQILEETPGTEVLLITADVADEEAVKNYVDGTVKTFGKIDAFYNNAGIEGKQAPVAEYDSEVFNKVTDININGVFYGMKHVLPVMKEQGYGSILNVASVGGIRAVLNQAAYVASKHAVAGLTKTAAIDYGQYGISVNAIAPGVILTAMVEGSFKQIGGDNWEQAMADFVSVNPKKRFGKPEEVARVVAFLLSGEAEFVNGQVIAIDGGQSSQY, from the coding sequence ATGAGTACTCGTTACGAAGGTAAAGTGGTTATCATCACAGGAGCTGGATCTGGATTAGGTCTTTCAGCAGCATTGTTACTAGCTAAAGAGGGCGCTAAGTTATCACTAGTTGATTTAAACCAAAAATCACTTGAAGCAGCTAAAGCACAGATTCTTGAAGAAACACCAGGTACTGAAGTACTTCTTATCACAGCTGATGTGGCAGATGAAGAGGCAGTTAAGAACTACGTAGATGGTACAGTGAAAACCTTTGGAAAAATCGATGCATTTTACAATAACGCAGGAATTGAAGGGAAACAGGCACCTGTAGCTGAATATGATAGTGAAGTATTTAATAAAGTAACAGACATTAATATAAACGGTGTATTTTATGGTATGAAGCACGTGTTACCGGTTATGAAAGAACAAGGGTATGGTTCGATCTTAAACGTAGCATCTGTTGGAGGAATCCGTGCGGTTCTTAACCAAGCAGCATACGTTGCAAGTAAGCACGCAGTAGCAGGCTTAACGAAAACAGCTGCGATCGATTACGGACAATATGGAATTAGTGTTAATGCAATCGCACCAGGTGTAATTCTAACAGCAATGGTAGAAGGATCATTTAAACAAATCGGTGGAGACAACTGGGAGCAAGCAATGGCTGACTTCGTAAGTGTGAACCCGAAAAAACGTTTTGGTAAACCAGAAGAGGTTGCTCGCGTTGTTGCTTTCTTACTTTCAGGGGAAGCAGAATTCGTGAATGGACAAGTTATTGCCATTGATGGCGGACAATCTTCACAATACTAA
- a CDS encoding DUF4166 domain-containing protein: MSIYQRFLDDSFEKLHPKLQERYSFQRDGMFQGKGTMTDIQGGRRWMYPFLLLLTKWKFLFPESGKQIPFEIKNVAYRRPDGMEEVKWERMFHFQNVTRHFHAFMTIDPTRKIARDYLGEPSLFYSDLLFTVTPEGNLSIVSGSQKLVLGKVEIPIPSILKGNVEVLEGFDDQMQAFTIEVKISNALLGNVMSYKGSFVEVNNEKGKESE, from the coding sequence ATGTCCATTTATCAGAGGTTTTTAGATGATTCGTTTGAAAAGCTGCATCCAAAGCTTCAGGAAAGATATTCGTTTCAAAGGGATGGAATGTTTCAAGGAAAAGGAACAATGACTGACATTCAGGGTGGAAGACGTTGGATGTACCCATTTCTATTACTCTTAACAAAGTGGAAATTTCTCTTTCCGGAGAGTGGCAAACAGATTCCTTTTGAAATTAAGAATGTTGCGTATAGAAGGCCTGATGGGATGGAAGAAGTAAAGTGGGAGCGCATGTTTCATTTTCAAAACGTAACGAGGCATTTTCATGCATTCATGACAATCGACCCAACAAGAAAGATTGCGCGGGATTATTTGGGAGAGCCCTCCTTATTTTATTCAGATCTCCTGTTTACAGTGACGCCAGAAGGTAACTTGAGCATAGTGTCTGGATCTCAGAAGTTGGTTTTAGGAAAGGTAGAAATCCCTATTCCATCTATTCTTAAAGGGAATGTCGAGGTCTTAGAAGGATTCGATGATCAGATGCAGGCTTTCACCATTGAAGTAAAGATAAGTAATGCTCTGCTAGGAAATGTAATGAGTTATAAAGGATCCTTTGTAGAAGTAAATAATGAAAAAGGTAAAGAATCTGAATAA
- a CDS encoding carbohydrate ABC transporter permease: MKGIRRIVLSIAVLIILIPLAGLVLTTFKTMSDMYDAPLGLPESWALTNYITIIQENGLHYYFANSVIVTSFSVALTLLFGSLTAYALVRLKPLWSRLGFSFFLLGMFVPAQVNMIPLYDLMYKTGLTNSLFGLIVVNIASTMPIAVLILTGFMRTVQKELFEAASIDGASHFLTYVRVALPLSKPSLAATGTFLMVMSWNDLFYPLLFVTRNEYKTLPLALLDFQGEYATNYPLLFSGVVLSSLPIVIMYFIFQRYFIEGMAAGGVKG; encoded by the coding sequence ATGAAAGGAATACGCAGAATCGTTCTAAGCATTGCAGTGCTGATCATACTCATTCCGTTAGCGGGTCTAGTACTCACAACCTTTAAGACCATGTCGGATATGTATGATGCCCCTTTAGGGTTACCCGAGAGCTGGGCGCTCACGAACTACATAACCATTATTCAAGAAAATGGTCTGCATTATTATTTTGCCAATAGTGTCATTGTTACGTCATTCTCTGTAGCTCTTACACTTCTGTTTGGTAGTCTCACGGCCTATGCACTTGTCCGACTAAAACCACTATGGTCACGTCTTGGCTTTAGTTTCTTTTTGCTCGGTATGTTTGTTCCGGCTCAGGTGAATATGATTCCGTTATACGACCTCATGTACAAAACAGGATTAACCAATTCATTATTCGGCCTCATCGTGGTGAACATCGCTTCCACGATGCCGATTGCTGTACTAATCTTAACCGGGTTCATGCGAACGGTTCAAAAAGAGCTATTTGAAGCGGCCTCCATTGATGGTGCCTCCCACTTTTTAACGTATGTACGGGTCGCACTTCCTTTGTCCAAGCCTTCACTTGCTGCAACAGGGACCTTCTTAATGGTTATGAGTTGGAATGACTTATTCTATCCGCTTTTGTTTGTAACCAGAAACGAATACAAAACCCTGCCACTCGCTCTGCTTGATTTCCAAGGTGAATATGCGACCAATTATCCGCTGTTATTCTCAGGGGTTGTTCTATCCTCCCTACCGATTGTTATCATGTACTTTATCTTTCAACGATACTTTATCGAAGGAATGGCTGCTGGTGGTGTAAAGGGATAA
- the ssuD gene encoding FMNH2-dependent alkanesulfonate monooxygenase: protein MDFHWFLPTDGDGHYLGTDHLSREGNISYYTQIVQALDRLGFEGVLVPTGKTCEDPWVVASALTQVTERLKFLIAVRPSIMSPTVAARMASAFQRLSNGRLLLNVVTGGDSKQLAGDGVYLSKDERYEATDEYLRVFKELIKGERVTFNGKHIQVTDAEVLYPPSDQPIPLYFGGSSAPALDIAAKHIDQYLTWGEPPQMAKEKIDQVKTLATYQGRELGYGMRIHIIVRETDEEAWDAAEKLLTYVSEEQIASARKAFGEAESEGQKRMASLTSSKELEVSPNLWAGVGLVRGGAGTALVGSPQTVAARLREYEELGITSFIMSGYPHLEEAYRVAELLFPILKPDATKSNRSANLYGKAYSS, encoded by the coding sequence ATGGATTTCCACTGGTTTTTACCGACTGATGGGGACGGACATTATTTAGGAACGGATCATCTTTCTCGTGAAGGAAACATCAGCTATTACACTCAGATCGTCCAAGCGCTTGATCGTTTAGGTTTTGAAGGGGTGCTTGTACCCACAGGAAAAACATGTGAGGATCCCTGGGTTGTTGCTTCTGCCTTGACTCAAGTGACAGAACGTTTGAAATTTTTAATCGCCGTTAGACCTAGCATCATGTCTCCTACCGTAGCAGCTAGAATGGCATCTGCTTTTCAACGCTTATCAAATGGAAGACTTTTATTAAACGTCGTTACTGGTGGGGACTCTAAGCAGTTAGCTGGGGACGGAGTCTACTTATCAAAAGATGAGCGATACGAGGCGACAGATGAATATTTAAGAGTGTTTAAAGAGTTGATCAAAGGGGAAAGAGTTACATTTAATGGGAAACACATTCAAGTGACAGATGCTGAAGTTCTTTATCCACCTTCTGACCAGCCAATTCCTTTATACTTTGGGGGTTCATCAGCACCAGCGCTCGATATTGCAGCCAAACATATTGATCAATATCTAACGTGGGGCGAGCCACCACAGATGGCAAAGGAAAAAATTGATCAAGTTAAAACACTCGCTACTTATCAAGGTAGAGAACTTGGCTATGGAATGAGAATACATATTATTGTTAGGGAGACAGACGAGGAAGCGTGGGATGCTGCAGAAAAGCTATTAACCTATGTTTCTGAAGAACAAATTGCTAGTGCGCGAAAGGCATTCGGTGAAGCTGAATCTGAAGGTCAAAAAAGAATGGCTAGCTTAACGTCTAGTAAGGAGCTGGAGGTTAGTCCTAATTTATGGGCTGGCGTTGGTTTAGTTCGAGGTGGCGCCGGGACGGCATTAGTCGGAAGTCCACAAACGGTCGCTGCGAGGCTGCGTGAATATGAGGAGCTGGGCATTACCTCTTTTATCATGTCCGGATATCCACATTTAGAAGAAGCGTATCGTGTCGCTGAATTGTTATTCCCCATTCTTAAACCAGATGCGACTAAATCAAATCGTTCTGCCAATCTGTACGGAAAAGCTTATTCATCTTAA
- a CDS encoding class D sortase: MYSALIIIGLTMTGYFGFQWINGTQAAEPVSQEELKQIEEAKKVVSDSEEKDVIETEKELQADPIMSDEIELFDVGSEMSRLIIPKIEKSYKTYWGADDATLKQGVGMYVSQWTTTPDQKRHTVVSGHRDTVFSELGTLNEGDVLYLEYEGQRYEYEIAEIWITDADDRTVIVDKDEATLTLTTCYPFEFLGSAPDRYIIQSKLIGQTEL; the protein is encoded by the coding sequence GTGTACAGTGCATTAATCATTATTGGGTTAACGATGACAGGATACTTTGGTTTCCAATGGATAAATGGAACACAGGCAGCAGAACCAGTCAGTCAGGAAGAATTAAAGCAGATAGAAGAGGCAAAAAAGGTAGTTTCTGATTCTGAGGAGAAGGATGTAATAGAAACAGAAAAAGAGCTACAGGCAGATCCCATCATGAGTGATGAAATCGAGTTATTTGATGTGGGATCGGAAATGTCACGGCTGATCATCCCAAAAATTGAGAAGTCTTATAAAACGTATTGGGGCGCAGATGATGCGACTTTGAAACAAGGAGTTGGAATGTACGTTAGTCAATGGACGACGACGCCCGATCAGAAACGCCATACGGTAGTAAGTGGACATCGTGATACGGTCTTTTCTGAATTAGGAACACTTAACGAGGGCGATGTACTGTACTTGGAATACGAAGGACAACGGTATGAATACGAAATTGCAGAGATTTGGATTACAGATGCAGATGATCGGACGGTAATTGTCGATAAGGACGAGGCCACGTTGACACTTACAACTTGTTATCCATTTGAGTTTTTAGGGAGCGCCCCTGACCGGTATATCATTCAATCAAAGCTAATAGGACAGACAGAGTTATAG
- a CDS encoding DoxX-like family protein, whose product MFDRCCFRPLIGWATALSFDVLKRSIEKHESPKWQFTRFFLSMSMVLLFSFIWLYHGLVPKILLKHPDEVMMIEKALGISGNSAGFAVSIVGFLEIFLAAMWLFYKNKRHLFFIHMFIFPLLLLSAIIVAPQSLGDPFNPVTFNVALMTLSVVGFYLSKDLPTARTCRRRRKK is encoded by the coding sequence GTGTTTGATCGATGCTGCTTCCGCCCGTTAATTGGTTGGGCTACGGCATTAAGCTTTGATGTGTTAAAGCGCTCTATTGAGAAGCATGAATCACCGAAATGGCAGTTTACACGCTTCTTTTTAAGTATGAGTATGGTTCTATTATTTAGCTTCATTTGGCTTTACCATGGACTTGTTCCTAAGATACTTCTTAAGCATCCAGATGAGGTCATGATGATTGAGAAAGCATTAGGAATTAGCGGGAATTCAGCCGGTTTCGCTGTAAGTATCGTTGGATTTCTTGAGATATTCTTAGCTGCTATGTGGCTATTTTACAAGAATAAAAGGCATTTATTTTTCATCCATATGTTCATTTTCCCTTTACTCTTGCTATCAGCCATAATCGTTGCCCCTCAATCCTTAGGTGATCCGTTTAATCCAGTTACATTTAATGTGGCATTGATGACCTTGTCAGTAGTCGGCTTTTATCTATCTAAAGATCTTCCCACCGCGAGAACGTGTCGACGCAGGAGGAAAAAGTAA
- a CDS encoding extracellular solute-binding protein has product MKSLPRILGLLSLVVLASCAPANSDLSSGTDGSSDSDVTISFIHWRGEDKEAFDSLINEFEDANPGISVDMNIYPSDQYQSQAQTLVRDGSTGDVFTSFPGAQFDALNKIDAFADLSDEPFLDRFEDSLIEAGQKDGVQYAIPYQLVFNQPVYNVDIFEELGLDIPQDWDSFLEMCQTLLDNGYIPIAFPGADIGPGQLMNSMMMNNAPDEDIFEKLQAGHVKATDEWWVKTLNQFKELEDLGYFQEDSLGTQHPAAISLVAQEKAAMLATGSYAMAGLLEQNEDLNLQLLAPITVDESEATYEGIHTTTFMLGVNSQSEHPEEAKAFIEFLSENGPASEYANATGQHLTVKELDYETDELRDTAEWMDKNTRFQPRFLITNADVEQALISSIQDVLAGTDPEDAAASAQGIIDQHID; this is encoded by the coding sequence ATGAAATCTCTACCGCGTATTTTAGGATTGCTTTCTTTAGTCGTATTAGCTAGTTGCGCTCCCGCTAATTCCGACCTATCATCAGGCACTGATGGTTCATCTGATTCAGATGTGACAATTAGTTTTATTCACTGGAGAGGCGAAGATAAAGAAGCGTTTGATTCTCTTATTAACGAATTCGAAGATGCGAATCCAGGAATTTCTGTTGATATGAACATTTACCCTTCAGATCAGTATCAGTCGCAAGCGCAAACATTGGTAAGAGATGGATCCACAGGGGATGTGTTTACCTCTTTCCCCGGAGCTCAATTTGATGCGTTAAACAAGATTGATGCATTTGCTGACTTAAGCGATGAACCGTTTTTAGATCGTTTTGAGGATTCCTTAATTGAAGCTGGTCAAAAAGATGGTGTTCAGTACGCCATCCCCTATCAGCTAGTTTTTAATCAACCCGTCTATAACGTTGATATCTTTGAAGAACTAGGTTTAGACATCCCCCAAGATTGGGATTCATTCTTAGAGATGTGCCAAACGCTTTTGGATAATGGCTATATCCCTATTGCGTTCCCAGGAGCTGATATTGGTCCTGGCCAACTTATGAACAGTATGATGATGAACAATGCTCCAGACGAAGACATTTTTGAAAAACTTCAAGCTGGACATGTGAAGGCTACTGATGAATGGTGGGTTAAGACTCTTAATCAGTTTAAAGAACTCGAGGATCTTGGCTACTTTCAAGAGGACTCTTTAGGCACCCAACACCCAGCGGCCATCTCTTTGGTTGCTCAAGAAAAAGCGGCCATGCTTGCAACTGGCTCCTATGCCATGGCTGGATTACTTGAACAAAATGAAGACTTGAACCTTCAGCTCCTTGCACCGATTACGGTTGATGAATCGGAAGCTACGTATGAAGGCATTCATACAACAACCTTTATGCTTGGTGTGAATAGTCAATCTGAGCACCCTGAGGAAGCAAAAGCGTTCATTGAATTCTTATCTGAAAATGGACCAGCAAGTGAATACGCAAATGCTACTGGTCAACATTTGACAGTTAAAGAATTAGATTATGAAACAGACGAATTACGTGATACAGCTGAGTGGATGGATAAAAACACAAGATTTCAGCCACGTTTCCTCATCACAAATGCGGATGTGGAACAGGCATTAATATCATCCATTCAGGATGTGCTTGCCGGCACAGATCCAGAAGATGCAGCTGCTTCTGCACAAGGCATCATTGATCAACACATTGACTAA